From a region of the Arvicanthis niloticus isolate mArvNil1 chromosome 6, mArvNil1.pat.X, whole genome shotgun sequence genome:
- the Msl1 gene encoding male-specific lethal 1 homolog isoform X1, which yields MTMRSAVFKAAAAPAGGNPEQRLDYERAAALGGPEDESGAAEAHFLPRHRKLKEPGPPLASSQGGSPAPSPAGCGGGKGRGLLLPAGAAPGQQEESWGGSAPLPCPPPATKQAGIGGEPVAAGAGCSPRPKYQAVLPIQTGSLVAAAKEPTPWAGDKGGAAPPAATASDPAGPPPLPLPGPPPLAPTATAGTLAASEGRWKSIRKSPLGGGGGSGASSQAACLKQILLLQLDLIEQQQQQLQAKEKEIEELKSERDTLLARIERMERRMQLVRRDNEKERHKLFQGYETEEREETELSEKIKLERQPELCETSQALPSKPFSCGRSGKGHKRKTPFGNTERKTPVKKLAPEFSKVKTKTPKHSPVKEEPCGSISETVCKRELRSQETPEKPRSSVDTPPRLSTPQKGPSAHPKEKAFSSEMEDLPYLSTTEMYLCRWHQPPPSPLPLRESSPKKEETVARCLMPSSVAGETSVLAVPSWRDHSVEPLRDPNPSDILENLDDSVFSKRHAKLELDEKRRKRWDIQRIREQRILQRLQLRMYKKKGIQESEPEVTSFFPEPDDVESLMITPFLPVVAFGRPLPKLTPQNFELPWLDERSRCRLEIQKKQTPHRTCRK from the exons ATGACCATGAGATCCGCAGTGTTCAAGGCGGCCGCGGCCCCTGCCGGCGGCAACCCCGAGCAGCGACTGGACTACGAGCGGGCTGCGGCGCTGGGCGGGCCGGAGGACGAGTCCGGGGCGGCCGAAGCCCACTTCCTCCCCCGGCATCGTAAGCTCAAGGAGCCGGGGCCCCCGCTGGCCTCTTCCCAGGGCGGGAGCCCCGCGCCCTCTCCAGCCGGCTGCGGCGGCGGCAAGGGCCGGGGCTTGTTACTCCCGGCCGGGGCGGCCCccgggcagcaggaagagagctgGGGCGGTTCGGCGCCCTTGCCCTGTCCGCCCCCAGCTACCAAACAAGCCGGCATCGGCGGGGAGCCAGTCGCAGCCGGCGCTGGCTGCAGCCCCCGGCCCAAGTATCAGGCGGTGCTGCCCATTCAGACGGGCTCTCTCGTGGCAGCGGCCAAAGAGCCTACGCCCTGGGCTGGGGACAAGGGTGGGGCGGCTCCCCCAGCTGCCACCGCTTCGGACCCGGCGGGACCCCCACCACTACCTCTGCCCGGGCCGCCACCCCTCGCGCCCACCGCCACTGCCGGGACCCTGGCGGCCAGTGAGGGCAGATGGAAGAGTATAAGGAAGAGCCCTCTCGGGGGTGGCGGCGGCTCAGGAGCCTCCAGTCAGGCCGCCTGCCTCAAACAGATTCTTCTGCTGCAATTGGACCTCAtcgaacagcagcagcagcagttgcaGGCCAAGGAAAAGGAGATCGAGGAGCTGAAGTCCGAGAGAGACACG CTCCTTGCTCGGATTGAACGTATGGAAAGGCGGATGCAGCTGGTAAGGAGGGATAACGAGAAGGAAAGGCACAAGCTGTTTCAGGGCTATGAaactgaagagagagaggaaacagagttGTCTGAGAAAATTAAACTGGAGCGCCAGCCGGAGCTTTGCGAGACATCCCAGGCTCTGCCTTCTAAGCCTTTCTCATGTGGCCGGAGTGGAAAGGGACACAAAAG GAAAACCCCATttggaaatacagaaagaaagactcCTGTTAAAAAGCTGGCTCCTGAATTttcaaaagtcaaaacaaaaactccTAAGCACTCTCCCGTTAAagaggaaccctgtggttccATATCAGAGACTGTTTGTAAACGTGAATTGAGGAGCCAAGAAACCCCAGAAAAGCCCCGGTCTTCAGTGGATACCCCACCAAGACTCTCCACTCCCCAAAAGGGACCCAGCGCCCACCCCAAGGAGAAAGCTTTCTCAAGTGAGATGGAAGATTTGCCGTacctttccaccacagaaatgtatttGTGTCGTTGGCACCAGCCTCCCCCATCACCGTTACCATTACGGGAATCCTCTCCAAAGAAGGAGGAGACTGTAGCAA GGTGTCTGATGCCATCAAGTGTTGCAGGAGAAACTTCAGTCTTGGCTG ttccttCTTGGAGGGACCACTCAGTAGAGCCTCTAAGGGACCCAAATCCTTCAGACATTTTGGAG AATCTGGATGACAGTGTATTTTCAAAGAGGCATGCGAAACTGGAGCTGGACGAGAAGAGGAGAAAACG ATGGGATATTCAGAGGATCAGGGAACAAAGAATTTTACAGCGACTGCAGCTCAGAATgtataaaaagaaaggaattcagGAATCTGAGCCTGAGGTTACCTCATTTTTCCCTGAGCCAGATGATG TTGAAAGTTTGATGATTACCCCCTTCTTGCCTGTTGTAGCATTTGGACGGCCATTACCAAAATTAACTCCACA gAACTTTGAACTACCCTGGTTGGATGAGCGAAGCCGTTGCAGGTTGGAGATCCAGAAGAAGCAAACACCTCACCGGACTTGTAGGAAGTAG
- the Msl1 gene encoding male-specific lethal 1 homolog isoform X2 gives MTMRSAVFKAAAAPAGGNPEQRLDYERAAALGGPEDESGAAEAHFLPRHRKLKEPGPPLASSQGGSPAPSPAGCGGGKGRGLLLPAGAAPGQQEESWGGSAPLPCPPPATKQAGIGGEPVAAGAGCSPRPKYQAVLPIQTGSLVAAAKEPTPWAGDKGGAAPPAATASDPAGPPPLPLPGPPPLAPTATAGTLAASEGRWKSIRKSPLGGGGGSGASSQAACLKQILLLQLDLIEQQQQQLQAKEKEIEELKSERDTLLARIERMERRMQLVRRDNEKERHKLFQGYETEEREETELSEKIKLERQPELCETSQALPSKPFSCGRSGKGHKRKTPFGNTERKTPVKKLAPEFSKVKTKTPKHSPVKEEPCGSISETVCKRELRSQETPEKPRSSVDTPPRLSTPQKGPSAHPKEKAFSSEMEDLPYLSTTEMYLCRWHQPPPSPLPLRESSPKKEETVAIPSWRDHSVEPLRDPNPSDILENLDDSVFSKRHAKLELDEKRRKRWDIQRIREQRILQRLQLRMYKKKGIQESEPEVTSFFPEPDDVESLMITPFLPVVAFGRPLPKLTPQNFELPWLDERSRCRLEIQKKQTPHRTCRK, from the exons ATGACCATGAGATCCGCAGTGTTCAAGGCGGCCGCGGCCCCTGCCGGCGGCAACCCCGAGCAGCGACTGGACTACGAGCGGGCTGCGGCGCTGGGCGGGCCGGAGGACGAGTCCGGGGCGGCCGAAGCCCACTTCCTCCCCCGGCATCGTAAGCTCAAGGAGCCGGGGCCCCCGCTGGCCTCTTCCCAGGGCGGGAGCCCCGCGCCCTCTCCAGCCGGCTGCGGCGGCGGCAAGGGCCGGGGCTTGTTACTCCCGGCCGGGGCGGCCCccgggcagcaggaagagagctgGGGCGGTTCGGCGCCCTTGCCCTGTCCGCCCCCAGCTACCAAACAAGCCGGCATCGGCGGGGAGCCAGTCGCAGCCGGCGCTGGCTGCAGCCCCCGGCCCAAGTATCAGGCGGTGCTGCCCATTCAGACGGGCTCTCTCGTGGCAGCGGCCAAAGAGCCTACGCCCTGGGCTGGGGACAAGGGTGGGGCGGCTCCCCCAGCTGCCACCGCTTCGGACCCGGCGGGACCCCCACCACTACCTCTGCCCGGGCCGCCACCCCTCGCGCCCACCGCCACTGCCGGGACCCTGGCGGCCAGTGAGGGCAGATGGAAGAGTATAAGGAAGAGCCCTCTCGGGGGTGGCGGCGGCTCAGGAGCCTCCAGTCAGGCCGCCTGCCTCAAACAGATTCTTCTGCTGCAATTGGACCTCAtcgaacagcagcagcagcagttgcaGGCCAAGGAAAAGGAGATCGAGGAGCTGAAGTCCGAGAGAGACACG CTCCTTGCTCGGATTGAACGTATGGAAAGGCGGATGCAGCTGGTAAGGAGGGATAACGAGAAGGAAAGGCACAAGCTGTTTCAGGGCTATGAaactgaagagagagaggaaacagagttGTCTGAGAAAATTAAACTGGAGCGCCAGCCGGAGCTTTGCGAGACATCCCAGGCTCTGCCTTCTAAGCCTTTCTCATGTGGCCGGAGTGGAAAGGGACACAAAAG GAAAACCCCATttggaaatacagaaagaaagactcCTGTTAAAAAGCTGGCTCCTGAATTttcaaaagtcaaaacaaaaactccTAAGCACTCTCCCGTTAAagaggaaccctgtggttccATATCAGAGACTGTTTGTAAACGTGAATTGAGGAGCCAAGAAACCCCAGAAAAGCCCCGGTCTTCAGTGGATACCCCACCAAGACTCTCCACTCCCCAAAAGGGACCCAGCGCCCACCCCAAGGAGAAAGCTTTCTCAAGTGAGATGGAAGATTTGCCGTacctttccaccacagaaatgtatttGTGTCGTTGGCACCAGCCTCCCCCATCACCGTTACCATTACGGGAATCCTCTCCAAAGAAGGAGGAGACTGTAGCAA ttccttCTTGGAGGGACCACTCAGTAGAGCCTCTAAGGGACCCAAATCCTTCAGACATTTTGGAG AATCTGGATGACAGTGTATTTTCAAAGAGGCATGCGAAACTGGAGCTGGACGAGAAGAGGAGAAAACG ATGGGATATTCAGAGGATCAGGGAACAAAGAATTTTACAGCGACTGCAGCTCAGAATgtataaaaagaaaggaattcagGAATCTGAGCCTGAGGTTACCTCATTTTTCCCTGAGCCAGATGATG TTGAAAGTTTGATGATTACCCCCTTCTTGCCTGTTGTAGCATTTGGACGGCCATTACCAAAATTAACTCCACA gAACTTTGAACTACCCTGGTTGGATGAGCGAAGCCGTTGCAGGTTGGAGATCCAGAAGAAGCAAACACCTCACCGGACTTGTAGGAAGTAG
- the Msl1 gene encoding male-specific lethal 1 homolog isoform X3 — MTMRSAVFKAAAAPAGGNPEQRLDYERAAALGGPEDESGAAEAHFLPRHRKLKEPGPPLASSQGGSPAPSPAGCGGGKGRGLLLPAGAAPGQQEESWGGSAPLPCPPPATKQAGIGGEPVAAGAGCSPRPKYQAVLPIQTGSLVAAAKEPTPWAGDKGGAAPPAATASDPAGPPPLPLPGPPPLAPTATAGTLAASEGRWKSIRKSPLGGGGGSGASSQAACLKQILLLQLDLIEQQQQQLQAKEKEIEELKSERDTLLARIERMERRMQLVRRDNEKERHKLFQGYETEEREETELSEKIKLERQPELCETSQALPSKPFSCGRSGKGHKRKTPFGNTERKTPVKKLAPEFSKVKTKTPKHSPVKEEPCGSISETVCKRELRSQETPEKPRSSVDTPPRLSTPQKGPSAHPKEKAFSSEMEDLPYLSTTEMYLCRWHQPPPSPLPLRESSPKKEETVARCLMPSSVAGETSVLAVPSWRDHSVEPLRDPNPSDILENLDDSVFSKRHAKLELDEKRRKRHTWWPFHGCPPSVLLSVEQQHII, encoded by the exons ATGACCATGAGATCCGCAGTGTTCAAGGCGGCCGCGGCCCCTGCCGGCGGCAACCCCGAGCAGCGACTGGACTACGAGCGGGCTGCGGCGCTGGGCGGGCCGGAGGACGAGTCCGGGGCGGCCGAAGCCCACTTCCTCCCCCGGCATCGTAAGCTCAAGGAGCCGGGGCCCCCGCTGGCCTCTTCCCAGGGCGGGAGCCCCGCGCCCTCTCCAGCCGGCTGCGGCGGCGGCAAGGGCCGGGGCTTGTTACTCCCGGCCGGGGCGGCCCccgggcagcaggaagagagctgGGGCGGTTCGGCGCCCTTGCCCTGTCCGCCCCCAGCTACCAAACAAGCCGGCATCGGCGGGGAGCCAGTCGCAGCCGGCGCTGGCTGCAGCCCCCGGCCCAAGTATCAGGCGGTGCTGCCCATTCAGACGGGCTCTCTCGTGGCAGCGGCCAAAGAGCCTACGCCCTGGGCTGGGGACAAGGGTGGGGCGGCTCCCCCAGCTGCCACCGCTTCGGACCCGGCGGGACCCCCACCACTACCTCTGCCCGGGCCGCCACCCCTCGCGCCCACCGCCACTGCCGGGACCCTGGCGGCCAGTGAGGGCAGATGGAAGAGTATAAGGAAGAGCCCTCTCGGGGGTGGCGGCGGCTCAGGAGCCTCCAGTCAGGCCGCCTGCCTCAAACAGATTCTTCTGCTGCAATTGGACCTCAtcgaacagcagcagcagcagttgcaGGCCAAGGAAAAGGAGATCGAGGAGCTGAAGTCCGAGAGAGACACG CTCCTTGCTCGGATTGAACGTATGGAAAGGCGGATGCAGCTGGTAAGGAGGGATAACGAGAAGGAAAGGCACAAGCTGTTTCAGGGCTATGAaactgaagagagagaggaaacagagttGTCTGAGAAAATTAAACTGGAGCGCCAGCCGGAGCTTTGCGAGACATCCCAGGCTCTGCCTTCTAAGCCTTTCTCATGTGGCCGGAGTGGAAAGGGACACAAAAG GAAAACCCCATttggaaatacagaaagaaagactcCTGTTAAAAAGCTGGCTCCTGAATTttcaaaagtcaaaacaaaaactccTAAGCACTCTCCCGTTAAagaggaaccctgtggttccATATCAGAGACTGTTTGTAAACGTGAATTGAGGAGCCAAGAAACCCCAGAAAAGCCCCGGTCTTCAGTGGATACCCCACCAAGACTCTCCACTCCCCAAAAGGGACCCAGCGCCCACCCCAAGGAGAAAGCTTTCTCAAGTGAGATGGAAGATTTGCCGTacctttccaccacagaaatgtatttGTGTCGTTGGCACCAGCCTCCCCCATCACCGTTACCATTACGGGAATCCTCTCCAAAGAAGGAGGAGACTGTAGCAA GGTGTCTGATGCCATCAAGTGTTGCAGGAGAAACTTCAGTCTTGGCTG ttccttCTTGGAGGGACCACTCAGTAGAGCCTCTAAGGGACCCAAATCCTTCAGACATTTTGGAG AATCTGGATGACAGTGTATTTTCAAAGAGGCATGCGAAACTGGAGCTGGACGAGAAGAGGAGAAAACG GCACACATGGTGGCCTTTTCACGGATGCCCTCCCTCAGTACTACTTTCTGTGGAACAGCAACATATAATCTAG